The proteins below are encoded in one region of Lepisosteus oculatus isolate fLepOcu1 chromosome 10, fLepOcu1.hap2, whole genome shotgun sequence:
- the stmnd1 gene encoding stathmin domain-containing protein 1 isoform X2, translating to MGCGNSKSTIVQPVGERNGCEEGNKGMGSSSGKLDSLRGHSAVSKHTTDSGLGLDSEGTNLPGTVPRKLPPLRAAESPGLSLEPKERQKSSDILQELLSMGIIQSQPRVVRNGEAYDVRVDCSDNQVRGPPPRLESLKAKREQTIVCKEDIDKKMKAVEERRKLCHPVDPDE from the exons ATGGGATGTGGAAATTCGAAGTCCACGATTGTCCAACCTGTAGGCGAACGCAATGGCTGTGAAGAAGGAAACAAG GGGATGGGTTCTTCCAGTGGCAAGCTAGACAGTCTTCGGGGACATTCAGCAGTGTCAAAGCACACAACAGACAGTGGCTTGGGGCTGGACAGTGAAGGGACAAACTTACCTGGAACTGTGCCAAGGAAACTGCCCCCTCTGAGAG CTGCTGAAAGCCCTGGACTCTCACTGGAGCCGAAAGAGAGACAAAAGTCCTCTGACATCCTGCAAGAACTTCTCAGCATGGGCATTATTCAGAGCCAACCCAGAGtggtcagaaacggagaagccTACGATGTTCGG GTGGATTGCTCAGACAATCAAGTAAGGGGACCACCTCCTCGTTTAGAGTCTTTAAAGGCCAAGAGGGAGCAGACTATTGTATGCAAGGAAGACATTGATAAGAAAATGAAGGCTGTGGAAGAAAGGCGAAAG CTCTGCCACCCTGTTGATCCAGATGAATAA
- the stmnd1 gene encoding stathmin domain-containing protein 1 isoform X1, which yields MGCGNSKSTIVQPVGERNGCEEGNKGMGSSSGKLDSLRGHSAVSKHTTDSGLGLDSEGTNLPGTVPRKLPPLRAAESPGLSLEPKERQKSSDILQELLSMGIIQSQPRVVRNGEAYDVRVDCSDNQVRGPPPRLESLKAKREQTIVCKEDIDKKMKAVEERRKTREEELKSRLRTKSARCRSVLRHQEDLDQGTCEEAHDSEAVVLNQRTSVEQPAHSRRNVTGNNSEQMNGFVEHETKATFNSLSTKPTDDKDELF from the exons ATGGGATGTGGAAATTCGAAGTCCACGATTGTCCAACCTGTAGGCGAACGCAATGGCTGTGAAGAAGGAAACAAG GGGATGGGTTCTTCCAGTGGCAAGCTAGACAGTCTTCGGGGACATTCAGCAGTGTCAAAGCACACAACAGACAGTGGCTTGGGGCTGGACAGTGAAGGGACAAACTTACCTGGAACTGTGCCAAGGAAACTGCCCCCTCTGAGAG CTGCTGAAAGCCCTGGACTCTCACTGGAGCCGAAAGAGAGACAAAAGTCCTCTGACATCCTGCAAGAACTTCTCAGCATGGGCATTATTCAGAGCCAACCCAGAGtggtcagaaacggagaagccTACGATGTTCGG GTGGATTGCTCAGACAATCAAGTAAGGGGACCACCTCCTCGTTTAGAGTCTTTAAAGGCCAAGAGGGAGCAGACTATTGTATGCAAGGAAGACATTGATAAGAAAATGAAGGCTGTGGAAGAAAGGCGAAAG ACCAGAGAAGAAGAGCTAAAGAGCAGACTCCGCACTAAGTCAGCGAGGTGCCGTAGTGTTTTAAGACATCAGGAAGACCTTGACCAAGGGACCTGTGAGGAAGCTCATGATTCAGAGGCCGTTGTTTTAAATCAAAGGACAAGTGTTGAGCAGCCTGCTCATTCAAGAAGGAATGTAACAGGAAACAACAGTGAGCAGATGAATGGCTTTGTAGAACATGAGACTAAAGCCACCTTCAACAGTCTCAGTACGAAACCCACAGATGATAAGGATGAATTATTTTAG